Within the Candidatus Acidiferrales bacterium genome, the region AGGTGCGAGTTACACACGAAGAACTCATCGTAGATCTAGTGGACGGCCGGACGGTCACGGTACCCGTGCAGTGGTATCCGCGTCTGGCGAACGGAACACCGGCCGAGCGTCGCCACTGGAGGCTGATTGGGCGAGGAGAGGGGATTCACTGGCCGGACCTGGATGAGGACATTG harbors:
- a CDS encoding DUF2442 domain-containing protein is translated as MSSLVSKGRVARAEKVRVTHEELIVDLVDGRTVTVPVQWYPRLANGTPAERRHWRLIGRGEGIHWPDLDEDI